One part of the Agarivorans sp. Alg241-V36 genome encodes these proteins:
- a CDS encoding DMT family transporter gives MNKTSSYTTWLATVTALIAFAGNSVLCRLALGEPQIDAASFTAVRLLAGAITLAILLSLKPSSGSTQSKGSWWSGLMLFSYAACFSFAYLYLDTGIGALILFAAVQLSMVGISVFKGVRLGLGELAGILLAFSGLIVLLTPSEQASVSLLGFVLMLVAGCAWGVYTLNGRGSLSPSRDTCFNFWRSLPFLVLLLPWLAMQSSISTYGLILAVNSGALASGLGYWIWYIALGGLSASQAAVLQLLVPLIAALGGWVFASEPLGLGFLLSAGLVLGGILLTIYSRQRLAKIAVQGG, from the coding sequence GTGAATAAGACTAGCTCCTACACAACTTGGCTAGCTACTGTTACAGCTTTAATTGCCTTTGCCGGTAACTCGGTGCTGTGCCGATTAGCCTTAGGCGAGCCACAAATTGATGCCGCGAGCTTTACGGCGGTGCGATTATTGGCTGGCGCAATTACCTTGGCGATATTGCTGAGCTTAAAGCCCTCTTCTGGCTCTACTCAAAGTAAAGGCAGTTGGTGGTCTGGCTTGATGCTATTTAGTTATGCAGCTTGTTTCTCCTTTGCTTATCTTTACTTAGACACAGGAATTGGCGCATTGATATTGTTTGCCGCGGTGCAGCTGAGCATGGTGGGGATTTCTGTCTTTAAGGGCGTTCGTTTAGGCCTAGGCGAGCTTGCCGGTATTTTGTTGGCCTTTAGTGGTTTAATTGTTTTACTGACGCCTAGTGAGCAAGCCTCGGTGTCGCTGCTAGGTTTTGTTCTTATGTTAGTTGCCGGCTGCGCTTGGGGAGTTTATACCTTGAATGGTCGAGGCTCCTTAAGCCCTAGCAGAGATACCTGTTTTAACTTCTGGCGCAGCCTACCATTTCTGGTGCTATTGCTGCCTTGGCTGGCCATGCAATCTTCTATTAGCACATACGGCTTAATCTTGGCAGTGAACTCGGGCGCGCTGGCTTCTGGGCTAGGGTATTGGATTTGGTATATTGCCTTGGGCGGATTATCGGCGAGCCAAGCTGCAGTGCTGCAATTGCTGGTACCATTGATTGCCGCACTAGGAGGGTGGGTATTTGCTAGTGAGCCGCTTGGTTTAGGTTTTTTACTATCGGCAGGGTTGGTATTAGGCGGCATTTTACTCACCATCTATAGTCGTCAACGACTTGCAAAAATAGCAGTGCAGGGAGGCTGA
- a CDS encoding NYN domain-containing protein encodes MKKIAVFADVQNIYYTCREAYAKQFNYRRLWQQLQEQGSVVAAYAYAIDRGDNQQLKFQDALKHIGFEVKLKPFIQRSDGSAKGDWDVGITIDVLEAAREVDMVVLLSGDGDFAILLDKINQDYDVETLVYGVPTLTAHALINSASAYQAIEQPLLQ; translated from the coding sequence GTGAAAAAAATTGCCGTATTCGCCGATGTTCAAAACATCTATTACACCTGCCGAGAGGCCTACGCTAAACAATTTAACTACCGTAGGTTATGGCAACAATTGCAAGAGCAAGGCAGCGTTGTTGCAGCCTACGCCTATGCGATTGATCGTGGCGATAATCAGCAACTCAAATTTCAAGATGCCTTAAAGCACATTGGTTTTGAGGTAAAACTTAAACCCTTTATTCAGCGCAGCGATGGCTCTGCCAAAGGCGACTGGGATGTGGGTATTACTATCGACGTATTAGAAGCTGCCCGCGAAGTGGATATGGTTGTGCTACTGTCTGGCGATGGTGACTTCGCCATTCTTCTCGACAAAATAAACCAAGATTACGATGTAGAAACCCTAGTTTATGGCGTACCTACTCTTACTGCCCATGCTTTAATTAACTCTGCCAGTGCCTACCAAGCCATCGAACAACCTTTATTGCAATAA
- a CDS encoding Solitary outer membrane autotransporter beta-barrel domain: protein MRFTSWMNVINACRYWLAASLLLCATYSQAALVDGHLEDEILPVLQRNLAGTFAADAVIHDRETVTIGFVNFDPSGFIPIDDDNLGGDDANRLKNELKTITLPLTLALPWYGKGWETYATGRLGYTQRFHDITLYEELDPTRDHEKLRVYSGFLAGGAHWDGIDHWRLSAELGGSVRRLKQEYIYNNSISQAFQPLFDGVLTNFSLNAWMLQPSLAVQYQKRWSHHKLKYRSRFAYMYGESFGSDVPSHQVDIAASSWRNTLFYSHPIGRMLDISFAGQLSASRVDLGGNTNEAFQTPHYYEFGFDLLMGTGAYGEGWIDNVSIGLLFNYGSVLKGGSLVFNYNTY from the coding sequence TTGCGGTTTACTTCATGGATGAATGTTATTAACGCTTGTCGCTATTGGCTGGCTGCTAGCTTGTTATTATGCGCGACCTATAGCCAAGCTGCATTGGTAGACGGGCACTTAGAAGATGAAATATTGCCGGTGCTACAGCGTAATTTAGCGGGTACCTTTGCTGCCGATGCAGTGATTCACGACCGCGAAACGGTAACCATTGGTTTTGTAAACTTTGACCCTTCTGGCTTTATCCCCATTGACGATGACAACTTAGGTGGTGATGACGCTAACCGACTGAAAAACGAGTTAAAAACCATCACCTTACCATTAACCTTGGCTTTGCCTTGGTATGGTAAGGGCTGGGAAACTTATGCCACCGGACGCTTGGGTTATACCCAACGTTTTCACGATATTACCCTGTACGAAGAATTGGACCCTACGCGCGACCATGAAAAGCTTAGGGTGTATTCGGGCTTCTTAGCTGGTGGTGCCCACTGGGATGGCATTGATCATTGGCGCTTAAGTGCTGAGCTGGGCGGTAGTGTTCGGCGTTTAAAACAAGAGTACATTTATAACAATTCAATTAGTCAGGCTTTCCAGCCATTGTTTGATGGTGTGCTAACCAATTTTTCTCTTAACGCTTGGATGCTACAACCCAGCCTAGCTGTGCAGTATCAAAAACGTTGGAGTCACCACAAACTTAAATACCGCTCGCGCTTTGCCTATATGTACGGAGAGAGTTTTGGTTCCGATGTGCCGTCACATCAGGTGGATATTGCAGCCAGCTCTTGGCGAAATACCCTATTTTACTCGCATCCTATTGGCCGAATGTTGGACATTTCTTTTGCCGGGCAGCTTTCTGCTTCCCGTGTTGACCTAGGTGGGAATACTAACGAGGCCTTTCAAACGCCACATTACTACGAGTTTGGCTTTGATTTGTTAATGGGAACTGGCGCCTATGGTGAGGGCTGGATTGATAATGTAAGCATCGGATTATTGTTTAATTACGGCAGCGTGCTTAAAGGCGGCAGTTTAGTATTTAACTACAATACCTATTAA
- a CDS encoding DUF1801 domain-containing protein has product MDKPLKAELQAAIASYPAAVQQQVLRLRAEIQAVAASSEGVGELLETLKWGELSFVTEQSKSGSTLRVAWQTKQPEYLGLYVNCKTSLVDSYQTLFPGLFVYQKQRALLLPLDQVWPLAELRICIAMALRYHLDKRKH; this is encoded by the coding sequence ATGGATAAGCCCTTAAAAGCGGAATTGCAGGCAGCTATTGCAAGCTACCCTGCAGCTGTGCAGCAACAAGTATTAAGGCTTCGAGCTGAAATTCAGGCAGTTGCTGCTAGTTCTGAAGGCGTAGGAGAGCTGTTAGAAACGCTAAAATGGGGCGAACTGTCCTTTGTGACTGAACAAAGTAAATCGGGCAGCACCTTGCGGGTTGCATGGCAAACTAAGCAGCCTGAGTATTTGGGTTTGTACGTAAACTGTAAAACCAGTTTGGTTGATAGCTATCAAACCTTGTTTCCGGGCTTATTTGTTTATCAAAAACAGCGCGCTTTGTTGCTTCCTTTAGACCAAGTTTGGCCTTTAGCCGAATTGCGGATCTGCATTGCCATGGCCTTGCGCTATCATTTAGATAAACGAAAACACTAA
- a CDS encoding glutathione S-transferase N-terminal domain-containing protein, translated as MAQVLQLIVGRDSTWSLRAYLCMQLAELEFSCSAIALGEANYQQQLAKLSPSKLVPVLHVDDLVIHDSLAISEYLNEQSSGKLYPVQIHMRAQARSYLAELHAGFMAIRQGLPFHFEEQGKPTDLSAEIRAELERLSTIWQQFDGCFAFNKAGAVDAFYAVMALRLANYGIEFDGAAGRYQQHLISWPLFQRAIDIAKQW; from the coding sequence ATGGCGCAAGTGCTTCAATTAATAGTGGGACGAGACTCAACCTGGTCATTGCGGGCTTATCTTTGTATGCAGTTGGCAGAGCTCGAGTTTAGCTGCAGCGCAATTGCACTGGGTGAAGCAAACTATCAGCAACAACTCGCAAAGTTGTCACCCAGTAAACTAGTGCCAGTATTGCATGTAGACGACTTGGTAATTCATGACTCTTTAGCCATTAGCGAGTATCTAAATGAACAATCTTCAGGCAAGCTTTACCCGGTTCAAATTCACATGCGCGCTCAAGCTCGTAGCTATTTAGCAGAGTTGCATGCAGGTTTTATGGCTATTCGCCAAGGCTTGCCTTTTCATTTTGAAGAACAAGGCAAACCCACTGATTTATCGGCCGAGATAAGGGCTGAGCTAGAACGCTTGAGCACTATTTGGCAACAGTTTGACGGCTGCTTTGCCTTCAATAAAGCTGGAGCTGTTGATGCTTTTTATGCAGTAATGGCGTTGCGTTTAGCCAATTACGGTATCGAGTTTGATGGTGCAGCGGGGCGTTATCAGCAGCATCTTATTTCTTGGCCGCTATTTCAACGCGCCATAGACATAGCGAAGCAATGGTAA
- the dbpA gene encoding ATP-dependent RNA helicase DbpA — protein MSQTDFSTLDLHPDLLKNLETLGYSSMTPIQAQSLPLILAGKDVIAQGKTGSGKTAAFGLGLLNALEVKRFRIQTLVLCPTRELADQVAKEIRKLARSIHNIKVLTLCGGMPFGPQIGSLEHGAHIVVGTPGRIEEHLRKGTLRLDNVKNLILDEADRMLEMGFQSAIDAIIDLAPKQRQTLLFSATFPEQIESIANNIMQQPVRVEVASTHDNSSISQHFFKVDDNEQRMLALRLLLLQHRPKSSVVFCNTKREAQEVADELSLLGFSALALHGDLEQRERDQTLVQFANNSAAILVATDVAARGLDIDSLDAVFNYHLARDTEVHVHRIGRTGRAGSKGIACSFFSDKEHYKVALLEDYLGRSINDEELPSMALLNKKPTAPLMATLQIDGGKKQKVRAGDILGALTGENGISGSQVGKINLFDNRAYVAVERDALKHARKKLEHGKMKGRSFRVRHLPC, from the coding sequence GTGAGCCAAACAGACTTTTCTACCTTAGACCTACATCCAGACTTGCTCAAAAACTTAGAGACCCTGGGTTACAGCTCAATGACGCCAATTCAAGCGCAAAGCTTGCCGCTAATTTTAGCCGGTAAAGATGTTATCGCTCAGGGTAAAACCGGCTCGGGGAAAACTGCGGCTTTTGGCTTAGGCTTGCTAAATGCTCTAGAAGTGAAACGCTTCCGCATTCAAACCCTAGTATTGTGCCCTACTCGCGAACTGGCTGACCAAGTAGCTAAAGAAATTCGCAAACTGGCGCGCAGCATTCACAACATTAAGGTTCTTACCTTGTGCGGCGGCATGCCCTTTGGCCCACAAATTGGCTCATTAGAACACGGCGCGCATATTGTGGTAGGCACACCAGGGAGAATTGAAGAGCACCTACGTAAAGGAACACTGCGTTTAGATAACGTGAAGAACCTGATCTTAGATGAAGCCGACCGCATGCTAGAAATGGGCTTTCAATCGGCCATTGATGCCATTATCGACTTAGCCCCGAAACAGCGCCAAACGCTGCTGTTTAGTGCCACTTTTCCTGAACAAATTGAAAGCATCGCTAACAACATTATGCAGCAGCCTGTGCGAGTGGAAGTGGCCAGCACTCACGACAACTCGTCTATCTCACAGCACTTTTTCAAAGTGGATGACAATGAACAGCGCATGTTGGCTTTGCGCCTACTGCTTCTGCAACACCGCCCTAAATCCAGCGTAGTGTTTTGTAATACCAAGCGAGAAGCTCAAGAAGTAGCTGATGAACTTAGCCTACTAGGCTTTAGCGCCTTAGCACTGCACGGTGATTTAGAGCAACGTGAACGCGACCAAACTTTGGTGCAATTTGCCAATAACAGCGCTGCTATTCTAGTGGCTACCGATGTAGCAGCACGTGGCCTAGACATAGATTCCTTAGATGCCGTGTTTAACTACCACCTTGCCCGCGATACCGAGGTGCATGTGCATCGCATTGGCCGTACAGGTCGTGCGGGCAGCAAAGGCATTGCCTGCTCTTTCTTTAGCGATAAAGAGCACTACAAAGTAGCTTTATTAGAAGACTACCTTGGTCGCAGCATTAACGACGAAGAACTACCGTCGATGGCTTTACTTAACAAAAAGCCCACTGCACCGCTAATGGCGACTCTGCAAATTGATGGTGGTAAAAAGCAAAAAGTACGTGCCGGAGATATTCTTGGTGCACTGACTGGCGAAAACGGTATTTCTGGTAGCCAAGTAGGTAAAATTAACCTGTTTGATAACCGTGCCTATGTAGCGGTAGAACGCGATGCCTTAAAGCACGCTCGCAAAAAGCTAGAGCACGGAAAAATGAAGGGACGCTCCTTTAGAGTGCGTCACTTACCTTGCTAG
- a CDS encoding VOC family protein — MNQHEKLNYVEFPSSNLAATKQFFSQAFGWQFEDFGEQYSAFSGQGLDGGFFQAPLSSNTENGAALLVFYSEKLENTLSKVEAAGGRIVKDIFSFPGGRRFHFCEPSGNEFAVWSDSE, encoded by the coding sequence ATGAACCAGCACGAAAAATTAAACTATGTGGAATTTCCCAGTAGTAATTTAGCGGCCACTAAGCAGTTTTTTAGCCAGGCTTTTGGTTGGCAGTTTGAGGACTTTGGTGAGCAATACAGCGCTTTTTCTGGTCAAGGTTTAGATGGCGGTTTTTTCCAAGCCCCTTTGTCGTCTAATACCGAAAATGGCGCCGCCTTATTGGTTTTTTACAGCGAAAAACTTGAAAACACCTTAAGTAAAGTAGAAGCCGCCGGTGGGCGAATTGTAAAAGATATTTTTAGTTTTCCTGGTGGGCGACGCTTCCATTTTTGCGAACCTAGCGGCAATGAATTCGCAGTGTGGTCAGACAGTGAATAA